The genome window ACATAGACTTTTCGGGCGCGCTCCATCATGATTCGGTTGACGTGGCTCTCAGCCAGGGAAAGGGTGGAGAATCCGTCTTTCTCATGAATGCCATCCGCTCCGATGAAGCATTTGTATACAGACAGCTTCTTCAGATTATCCTCGGCCACTGCCCCGACGACTGCAAACGACTTGGCTCGCATTTCCCCGCCGATCAGGATGACCTGGTGGACACCGTGACTGTTCAGCTCCATAGCAATATTGACGGCATTCGTCACTACCGTCAGCTCCGCCACCTGACCGAGCAGCTTGGCCAGCTCCATCGTGGTCGTTCCCGCTCCGAGAATCAGCGTGTCTCCCGGCTGCACGTGCAAAAGCGCCTGCCTGGCAATCCGCGCCTTTTCCTCCATCCGCTCCGTCTGCTTTTCCGTGAAGCTGCGTTCTAGCGGCAAAAAACCCGCGATGGACGCTCCGCCGTGCACTCTTGACAGCAGTCCTTCCTGTTCCAGCTTGATCAGATCCTTGCGAATGGTGACCTCCGATACGTCCAGCAGCTTGCTTAGCTCGGCGACAGTAACGGTCTTTTCCTTGTTTACATTCTCCAGGATCTTGCTGTGTCTCTCTGTCGCTAGCATGAATCCGATCCTCCTTGCGAATCGCCCTTATGTTTCATTTCATTTCGATTTATTTCGTTTTCTTTCACATTCATCCTATCATTTTCATAGGGATGCGTCAAACAAAAACGAATTTTCTGACACGCGCAAAAAAAGCCGAAACGCTCACCTTCGTGACGCCGGCTTTTCTGAACTGCTAATAGGCTCTAGCTATTGCTAAAACAAGCTTTTCAACGCCTGAACCTTTTGAACGTCCACATATCGGAGAGCTTGTCCGCCTTCCCGCACGCCTGTCCCCACATGGATTTCCTTTACACCCGTTTTCCGGGCCAGCCCCTTGGCGTTTTCCAGCGTCAAGCCGCTGCCTGCCAGAATCGACAGCTGGGTTTGCTCCGTCACTCGCATGAGCTGTGCGATGCAATCCGCCCCGTCGATCGCACTCTTTTGTCCTCCCGAGGTCAAAATACGGCGGACTTGGGGGTAGCTGAGCAAGGCGCGGGCTGCTTCGATCTGATCCACAGCTTCATCAAACGCACGGTGGAACGTCACATCCAGTCCGCCTGCCTCCGCGAGCAGCATTTCCATCCCTTTCAGATCGAGCTGCCTATCTGCGTTCAGCATGCCGATCACAATGCCGGCAGCGCCGATTTCCCGGATGACGCGGACATCCTCGCGCATCACGTACAGATCGTCCTCGTTGTAGCAAAATGACTGGCTGTGAGGCCGCACCATGACATTCACAGGAATCGAGACAGCCTTCACGACGGCCTCCACCAAGCCCCAGCTAGGGGTCAATCCCCCTTCCAGAATGCCTGTAATCAGCTCCAGCCGATCGGCTCCTCCACGCTCCGCTCGTTTGGCGTCCTCCACCGAGGTCGCGATGACTTCCACGATCATTTCCATTCCTCCGCTCATTTCCCAACATGGGGACATTGTAAATCGTCCGGATCGTATCAAGCAAGCCACTGACGAAAGAGAGCGTTGCTACCGTCGCTCCAGGGCAAACACCGCTTTCTTCTCCCCCACGACCCGTTGATTGTCGTTTTTGATTTCCCTCGGCACCAGTGCTTCCAGACGCTGGATCGTCTCTCTGTTGTCATATCCGATCTGCCTGAGAATCTCGGCAATCACCAGCGGCCATACCAGCTCCGACCCGTCAATCACCTTGAGCGCAAAGCTGATTCTCTCCTTTTTGAGAGCAAATCCGTATACGCCCATCGCACCGCCTTTGGCAATGATGTTGGGGTCTTGGAGCAGAGCTGTGCAGGTAAAATGGTGACTCGCGACGATATCCGGATTCTCCGTCATCCAGCTGGTAAGCTTGATCACTGCTTGGCGGGTTTCCTCGTCCGCTATGAGATCCGGGCAAGCAAGCTTCGAGTAAGCAATCGCCAAATGCTTGAGCGGCAAAGCGAAAACGGGAAACCCGCAGCCATCGACCCCCAGCTGGATCTGCTCCTTGGGATAGTCAGCCAGTTCGGCAAAAGCCGCAAGCGCCTCCTGTTGGGCGGGATGCTCCACCTCGTAGTAATCATCGGTGGAATACCCGCATTCTTTGGACAAAGCCAGATAGCCCAAATGCTTCCCTGAGCAATTATGAAAGAGCCGCCGCTTGGCAATGCCTTGCGAGAGGCAGGCAAATTTCGGTTCGTCATTTAATGGATAGGTCGGGTGAGTGAGCAGCTCTTCCTCTGCAATTCCTGTCTTTGCAAGGAGCGACTCGAGTGCTTCCATGTGGTAGGCTTCGCCGCGGTGCGACGCCGTGAACAATGCCGCCTCCCTGCTCGTCAGTCCGAACTTTTCGTCAATTTTTCGCTTGGCTACCGGAATCGCTTGGAACGGCTTGGCTGCCGAACGCAAAAAGGCTACATGCTTATCATCTCCGGACGAGTAAATGACCTCTCCCCGATCATTCACCCCGCATACCACGCCATAGTGGACATTCTCCAACACGCCTCCGCGATACTCTTCCACCAGTGTGCTGTATTTCATTCTCGTCATCCTCTCCGCAGCAGGATCGATTGATCATTGCAACGCCATACTAGCAGTCGCACAGGCGGGCGTCAATCGTCTGCAGCTGCAAAACCCAGATAACAACAGCCCGCACATGCCCAATCTGTAGTATAATGCTAGGGGGCAAAGGATTCCTTTACCCAACGGAATACGAAATCCATGCGAAAAGCATGGGAGAGGTTCGCGAACTCCCTCTATAAAAAACTAAGGTGTACAGCAGTACCGTTCCTTGGTATTGTTTTGTTTTTTTTCAGAGCAAAGTTCAAGAACTCTCTTTCTTCCCCTACTATTCAAAAGGAGATGGAGAGGTATGAAAAAGGAAAAAGCCATCGTTGTCTTCAGCGGCGGACAGGACAGCACGACCTGCCTGTTCTGGGCGAAGCAACAATTTGGCGAAGTCGAAACGATCACGTTTGACTACGGGCAGCGGCACAAGCTGGAAATCGAATGCGCGCAGGAAATCGCCCGCGAGCTCGGCGTGAACAACACCGTATTGGACATGAGCCTCTTACATCAGCTCGCTCCCAATGCGCTCACCCGCACAGACATTGACATCACCCAAGAGGAAGGTCAGCTGCCTTCTACGTTCGTCGACGGACGCAACCTGCTGTTTCTCTCGTTTGCAGGCGTGTTCGCCAAACAGCGCGGAGCACGCCATCTGGTCACAGGCGTATGCGAGACGGATTTTAGCGGCTATCCCGATTGCCGCGATGCCTTCATCAAATCGCTGAATGTGACGCTGAACCTGTCGATGGACTATCCGTTCGTGATTCACACCCCGCTCATGTGGCTGAACAAAGCGGAAACATGGAAGCTGGCGGACGATCTGGGTGCCTTCACCTATATCCGCGAGAAAACCCTCACCTGCTACAACGGCATCAAAGGGGACGGCTGCGGCGAGTGCCCTGCCTGCCATCTGCGAAAAGCCGGTCTGGACACGTACCTTTCCGAGAAAAACACGCAAGGAGAGCATGCCTGATGAGCGCGAACTTTGACTTCCGCATCGTCGACCGCATGCAGCAGCTTGGCACACACATCGATAAATCCCAGCTGCGCTACCACAACAAGCGCGTTTTGGTCAGTAAAGAATTCACCTTTGATGCTGCCCACCATCTGCACGCCTACGAGGGCAAATGCAAAAACCTGCACGGCCACACCTATCAGGTCGTGTTTGGGATCAGCGGTTATCCCGACGAAATCGGTCTGGTCATCGACTTCGGGGATATCAAGCAGATCTGGAAAGAACATATCGAGATTTACCTGGATCACCGCTATTTGAATGAAATGCTCCCACCGATGAACACCACGGCGGAAAACATGGTCGTCTGGATGTTCGAGCAGATGGAGCAGCAGCTGCTTTCAGATGCTTACCGCGATCGGTACAACGGAGCGCGTGTGGAATTCGTCCGCCTGTTCGAGACTCCCACAAGCTACGCCGAAGCCAGACGGGAGTGGATGTACGAATGAGTCGGATACCCGTACTGGAAATCTTCGGACCCACCATCCAAGGAGAAGGCATGGTCATCGGACAAAAAACGATGTTCGTGCGTACCGCCGGCTGCGATTACCGCTGCAGCTGGTGCGATTCCGCCTTTACATGGGATGGCTCTGCCCGGCATGAGATCAAACAGATGACTGCGGAGGAAATCTGGGAGGAGCTGTCCCGGCTCGGCGGAGATCGTTTTTCCCACGTGACGATCTCCGGTGGCAATCCTGCTTTACTGGAGGGCATCGGCAGATTCGTGGAGCTCTTACAATCTCGCGGCATCCGCTCTGCTGTGGAGACGCAGGGCAGCAAGTGGCAGGACTGGCTGAACCAGATTGACGATGTCACCCTCTCACCGAAGCCGCCTAGCTCCGGCATGAAGACGGACTTTGACGTGTTGGATCAGATTGTCGCAAATCTGCTGGAAAACGGCCACACCGGCGTAAGCCTGAAGGTCGTCATCTTTGATGAAGCAGACTTCGAATACGCCCGCGGCATCCATCGACGCTATCCAGGCATTCCGTTTTACCTGCAGCCCGG of Brevibacillus choshinensis contains these proteins:
- the queE gene encoding 7-carboxy-7-deazaguanine synthase QueE, yielding MSRIPVLEIFGPTIQGEGMVIGQKTMFVRTAGCDYRCSWCDSAFTWDGSARHEIKQMTAEEIWEELSRLGGDRFSHVTISGGNPALLEGIGRFVELLQSRGIRSAVETQGSKWQDWLNQIDDVTLSPKPPSSGMKTDFDVLDQIVANLLENGHTGVSLKVVIFDEADFEYARGIHRRYPGIPFYLQPGNADLAEASTEDLRVKLLETFEWLIDQAMAAPDFNDAKVLPQLHALVWGNKRGV
- the queC gene encoding 7-cyano-7-deazaguanine synthase QueC, which codes for MKKEKAIVVFSGGQDSTTCLFWAKQQFGEVETITFDYGQRHKLEIECAQEIARELGVNNTVLDMSLLHQLAPNALTRTDIDITQEEGQLPSTFVDGRNLLFLSFAGVFAKQRGARHLVTGVCETDFSGYPDCRDAFIKSLNVTLNLSMDYPFVIHTPLMWLNKAETWKLADDLGAFTYIREKTLTCYNGIKGDGCGECPACHLRKAGLDTYLSEKNTQGEHA
- the queD gene encoding 6-carboxytetrahydropterin synthase QueD, which translates into the protein MSANFDFRIVDRMQQLGTHIDKSQLRYHNKRVLVSKEFTFDAAHHLHAYEGKCKNLHGHTYQVVFGISGYPDEIGLVIDFGDIKQIWKEHIEIYLDHRYLNEMLPPMNTTAENMVVWMFEQMEQQLLSDAYRDRYNGARVEFVRLFETPTSYAEARREWMYE
- a CDS encoding asparaginase, encoding MKYSTLVEEYRGGVLENVHYGVVCGVNDRGEVIYSSGDDKHVAFLRSAAKPFQAIPVAKRKIDEKFGLTSREAALFTASHRGEAYHMEALESLLAKTGIAEEELLTHPTYPLNDEPKFACLSQGIAKRRLFHNCSGKHLGYLALSKECGYSTDDYYEVEHPAQQEALAAFAELADYPKEQIQLGVDGCGFPVFALPLKHLAIAYSKLACPDLIADEETRQAVIKLTSWMTENPDIVASHHFTCTALLQDPNIIAKGGAMGVYGFALKKERISFALKVIDGSELVWPLVIAEILRQIGYDNRETIQRLEALVPREIKNDNQRVVGEKKAVFALERR
- a CDS encoding DeoR/GlpR family DNA-binding transcription regulator; this translates as MLATERHSKILENVNKEKTVTVAELSKLLDVSEVTIRKDLIKLEQEGLLSRVHGGASIAGFLPLERSFTEKQTERMEEKARIARQALLHVQPGDTLILGAGTTTMELAKLLGQVAELTVVTNAVNIAMELNSHGVHQVILIGGEMRAKSFAVVGAVAEDNLKKLSVYKCFIGADGIHEKDGFSTLSLAESHVNRIMMERARKVYVLADHTKFGESHFSSFADLSAVDRIITDRLDAQMQASFLDLGVKIEVAQG
- a CDS encoding copper homeostasis protein CutC codes for the protein MIVEVIATSVEDAKRAERGGADRLELITGILEGGLTPSWGLVEAVVKAVSIPVNVMVRPHSQSFCYNEDDLYVMREDVRVIREIGAAGIVIGMLNADRQLDLKGMEMLLAEAGGLDVTFHRAFDEAVDQIEAARALLSYPQVRRILTSGGQKSAIDGADCIAQLMRVTEQTQLSILAGSGLTLENAKGLARKTGVKEIHVGTGVREGGQALRYVDVQKVQALKSLF